A DNA window from Arachis duranensis cultivar V14167 chromosome 3, aradu.V14167.gnm2.J7QH, whole genome shotgun sequence contains the following coding sequences:
- the LOC110278883 gene encoding uncharacterized protein LOC110278883 isoform X1, producing the protein MNEHTEERREDRRELERSLEEAPKQPSLVAVPQCPATAAALASAQRRPCSSPIRLLFGQLLRLFFGQPLFELRSPLFSPLRRVFEPLFSLCSAAFQPPFRHCLPPFSHLRRDLKLLPFPVLFEFQNCSILRGMRVMEFISVTNVDGLSRIHIQVPSTGVLTRRSVEPLKVTSYVPPRNNLAQTAQMMDMVLMMIKNPQVMSGPEVLNIGNKEKDDSGIGDKINRSEDEVFSDAIADFSDSQGVKKSLQEGSLDSSTSVEWDGKDDPKFSGSSKDSDFNDSKVISQFKSSIFMCSRHMEAVV; encoded by the exons ATGAACGAACACACTGAAGAACGTAGAGAAGACAGAAGAGAACTCGAACGCAGCTTGGAGGAAGCACCGAAGCAGCCATCTCTCGTCGCCGTACCTCAATGTCCAGCCACAGCCGCTGCTTTAGCTTCGGCGCAACGTCGCCCTTGTTCGTCGCCGATCCGCCTCCTTTTTGGCCAACTTCTGCGTCTGTTTTTTGGCCAACCCTTGTTCGAGCTGCGTAGCCCTCTGTTCAGTCCTCTACGCCGCGTGTTCGAGCCTCTGTTCAGCCTCTGTTCCGCGGCCTTTCAGCCACCGTTCCGCCATTGTCTGCCTCCATTCAGCCATCTCCGTCGCGATTTAAAGCTCCTCCCTTTCCCTGTACTGTTTGAATTTCAGAACTGCTCCATCCTAAGG GGCATGAGAGTCATGGAGTTCATCTCTGTCACAAATGTGGATGGCCTTTCCCGAATCCACATCCAAGTGCCAAGCACAGGCGTGCTCACAAGAAGATCTGTGGAACCATTGAAGGTTACAAGCTATGTTCCTCCGAGGAACAATCTCGCTCAAACGGCTCAGATGATGGACATGGTtctgatgatgataaaaaatcCCCAg GTTATGTCAGGTCCAGAGGTCTTGAATATAGGCAACAAGGAGAAGGATGATAGTGGaattggagataaaataaatagatcAGAAGATGAGGTGTTTTCAGATGCAATTGCAGACTTTTCAGATAGTCAAGGAGTTAAGAAATCTCTGCAGGAAGGTAGTTTGGACTCAAGTACCAGTGTGGAATGGGACGGCAAAgatgatccaaaattttcaggGTCTTCCAAGGACAGTGATTTTAATG
- the LOC110278883 gene encoding uncharacterized protein LOC110278883 isoform X2, with the protein MNEHTEERREDRRELERSLEEAPKQPSLVAVPQCPATAAALASAQRRPCSSPIRLLFGQLLRLFFGQPLFELRSPLFSPLRRVFEPLFSLCSAAFQPPFRHCLPPFSHLRRDLKLLPFPVLFEFQNCSILRGMRVMEFISVTNVDGLSRIHIQVPSTGVLTRRSVEPLKVTSYVPPRNNLAQTAQMMDMVLMMIKNPQVMSGPEVLNIGNKEKDDSGIGDKINRSEDEVFSDAIADFSDSQGVKKSLQEGSLDSSTSVEWDGKDDPKFSGSSKDSDFNVEECNGRKQKFAILAMDLQQE; encoded by the exons ATGAACGAACACACTGAAGAACGTAGAGAAGACAGAAGAGAACTCGAACGCAGCTTGGAGGAAGCACCGAAGCAGCCATCTCTCGTCGCCGTACCTCAATGTCCAGCCACAGCCGCTGCTTTAGCTTCGGCGCAACGTCGCCCTTGTTCGTCGCCGATCCGCCTCCTTTTTGGCCAACTTCTGCGTCTGTTTTTTGGCCAACCCTTGTTCGAGCTGCGTAGCCCTCTGTTCAGTCCTCTACGCCGCGTGTTCGAGCCTCTGTTCAGCCTCTGTTCCGCGGCCTTTCAGCCACCGTTCCGCCATTGTCTGCCTCCATTCAGCCATCTCCGTCGCGATTTAAAGCTCCTCCCTTTCCCTGTACTGTTTGAATTTCAGAACTGCTCCATCCTAAGG GGCATGAGAGTCATGGAGTTCATCTCTGTCACAAATGTGGATGGCCTTTCCCGAATCCACATCCAAGTGCCAAGCACAGGCGTGCTCACAAGAAGATCTGTGGAACCATTGAAGGTTACAAGCTATGTTCCTCCGAGGAACAATCTCGCTCAAACGGCTCAGATGATGGACATGGTtctgatgatgataaaaaatcCCCAg GTTATGTCAGGTCCAGAGGTCTTGAATATAGGCAACAAGGAGAAGGATGATAGTGGaattggagataaaataaatagatcAGAAGATGAGGTGTTTTCAGATGCAATTGCAGACTTTTCAGATAGTCAAGGAGTTAAGAAATCTCTGCAGGAAGGTAGTTTGGACTCAAGTACCAGTGTGGAATGGGACGGCAAAgatgatccaaaattttcaggGTCTTCCAAGGACAGTGATTTTAATG TTGAAGAGTGCAATGGAAGAAAGCAGAAGTTTGCAATACTAGCCATGGATTTGCAACAAGAGTAG